The genomic interval GCTCGTCACCATGCTGATGGTGAATATCCGTCATATCGTGTACGGACTGTCCCTGATAGAAAAATTCCGCGGCGTCGGCAAATGGAAGGCGTATCTGGTGTTTTCGCTCACCGACGAAACCTACGCGATCCTGACCGGAGTAAAAGCTCCCGACAATATAAAACCGGGATCGTTCTACGGGACAATCGCCCTTCTTGATCAATCATACTGGATTCTCGGAAGCGTCGTCGGGGCGCTTGCCGGAGAGCTCATCCCCTTCTCTTTCGCCGGGATCGACTTTGCGCTTACGGCTCTCTTCGTCGTCCTGCTGATGGATCAGCTCACCCGTACGCGGGATATGCTTCCGGCGGCGATCGGATTGCTCTGCGCGGTCGCGGCGCTGGCGCTGTTCGGGCCGGGACAGATGCTCATCGCGGCTCTCTGCGGAGGGCTCGCTATTCTGATACTGGTTCGGGGGAGGCAGAAATGACGCCGCTTGCAGGAACTATCGCAGCAACCGTATTAATGGGACTTACGATTCTCGCCACGAGGGCCTTTCCCTTCCTCCTCTTTTCACGGCGAGATCCGCCGAGGATCATCAGATTCGTTGAAAAATACATACCGCCGATGGTCATGGCGGTGCTCGTCGTCTATTGCCTCAAGGATATCCGCTGGACGGAGAGTCCGTCGGGATTCAGGGAGATTCTGGCGATCGCGCTGGTGATTTTACTCCACGCGCTGAAAAAAAACGCCCTGCTCTCCATTTTCGGAGGCACGGCGTTTTACATGATTCTCATTAATATATGGAAATAAAAGAGCGTGGAAGTCGCGTCTGATAGAGCGGCGCGCGGCCGGTTATATCAGGCGAACTTCCGGGAAACCAGAATCAGCGCGCCCAGTACCATCAGATGGCTGGAAAGCGTGCTCATATAGCGCAGAACGCTGGAAACATTGCGGAAAATCGTTCCGCCGCCGATGGGGGCGATAAAGTCCACCAGAACGATGTTCGCGATCCACAGGATAATGAAGATGAAAAGAATCATATCCGTGATGCGCAGATCCGTGGTGAACAGCTCGGTGAGCAAAAAGAATCCGGCGATGATCTCGAAGACGCTCAGAACGACGATCATGATCGTGACGATCGACCTGCTCTCGAACAGGCCGTTAAGAAAGCGGACGACGGGTTCCAGATCGCCTGCGCTCGAATTGAGGAGACCGGTAACTCCGCTCGCGAGCAGAAAAAGAGCAACCGCAACTTGAAGAATAATGAGTCCCAGACCGCGTTTCATTTGAATCTCCTTGATCTTTTGTGTACTATATCCCGTATGTTATACCGCCATTTACCCAAAATTACAAACGGGATTTTTTCTATTATTGCACCGGACTTCGCCTCCAGGCGCTTTTCCGCCCCGATGTCCGCATCGGCGAAGCCCGCCGCGAATCCGCTCGCGCCGAAGGCGAAAACGGCCCCCGAAGACGAAACCCCGGCAGTCATGAAACAGGCCGCGGAAGCGGGAATAAACGCGTATTACGCGGGCGAGAGCGTTTCGAGAATCCAGGAACTCAAGGCTTTGGAAGCTCAGGCCGGATTCGCCTCAGCGCCCTGGCGAATCATCGCCGCGCCGGAAGGAACATCCGGAGAAAAACTGAAACAACTTCTTGAAGAAGTGCGATCGGATGCGCGGACCTATATCGAAGTACGCATCGGAAATCCGCGCGCGGCTCTTGCCCTCCAGGGAAACGCTTTTCTCACTGCGGCACGCGCGCTTTTGAATGATGGAAAACTTGCCGGCATTGGATTCTCAGCGCCATTCCAAACTGAAACCCTGCGCACCGCGCTTGAGTCCTTCGCAGACTGGGATTTCTGCACCCTTGAACTCAATTATCTTGCCGAAGGTCCGGATTCGCTTCTCGCAGAAATGGCATCCAGGGGCATGGCGATATTCGCGAGGGATCCGCTTGCTTCCGGCAAGCTGGCACAGGTTCCTCCCGAGGTGCACGAAATTTTCCGCAACGCGACAGTGCCCCGGCGCCACGACGAATGGGCCCTGCGATCCCTGTGGGAACGCCAGGAAATTACCGCGATCCTCATCGAACCGGAGAATTCGTTTCTGTTCGGAGTCAGGACGATTTTGGCGGAAACCGGGAGGCCGAACAGTCTTCCTTCCGCGGAGCTTGCGGTGATCAGGAACGCGGCAGCCGAATTCAGGCGAATTCTCAAAAAGTCTTGACACAATCGAGCAAATCCAACACATTCAGCTTTGCAGTTATATACTATATATCGGATGCTGCAAGTTGAAATGAATTCAAGAGAATTCATCGAGAAACCGGCCGACGGTTTTCCGGGAGGACAAAGAAAAACATTGAAAGGGTGCGACGTTTCTATCGATAACGTGTCCAAGTCTTTCGGGACTTTCCACGCGCTTGATGCCGCGAACATCAAGATTAATAAGGGCGAATTCTTTTCGCTTCTGGGACCATCAGGGTGCGGCAAAACCACCCTGCTGCGCATCATCGCGGGCTTCGAAACTCCGGATTCCGGAATCGTCGCCTTTGACGGCAAGAATGTCATCGGTATTGATCCGAATAAAAGACAGTCGAACACCGTTTTTCAAAACTACGCGCTTTTCCCCCATTTATCAGTCTTCGAAAACGTTGCCTTCCCGCTTCGTATCAGAAAGCTGCCGAATGCAGAAATACGTACGAAGGTAATGGATTATCTCCAGCTCGTCCAACTGGACGCCCATGCGCATAAAAAGCCGAACCAGCTTTCAGGCGGCCAGAAGCAGCGGGTAGCCATCGCGCGCGCGCTCATAAACGAACCCAGCGTTCTCCTTCTGGACGAACCGCTTTCGGCTCTTGACGCGAAGCTTCGGCAGAACCTCCTGGTGGAACTGGATAAAATACACGACAAGATCGGAATCACCTTCATTTACGTTACGCACGACCAGAGCGAAGCTCTTTCGGTTTCAGACCGCATCGCCGTCATGAATCAGGGCAAGGTGCTGCAGATCGCCTCTCCGTTCGAAATTTACGAAACTCCCGCTACGGAATTCGTCGCGAAATTCATCGGCGAAACGAATCTCTTCGATTCGCGCGTAGTCGAATGCTCGGCGTATAAACAAGACGAGTTCATGTGCACCCTCGACGTACCCGAACTCGGAAAGCAGATCAAGGTGACCGACTACGACAAAACCGAAATCGGCCAGCAGGTGAGCTTCACCGTCCGCCCCGAAAAAGTAAGAATCACTCTCGAGGCTCCCCAGTCGGGCAATCGAGAGCTGAATGTGTTCAAGGGCGTAGTCGAAGAGCCGGTATACTCGGGATTCCAGTCGAAATTCTACGTAAAGCTCGAAAACGGCGCGGAAGTAAAGGTGTTCAAGCAGCACCAGAACTATCTTGAAGACGGCCCCGAGATCGCGTGGAAGGACGAGGTGTACGTATCCTGGAGCGCGAACGACGGATACATCGTCGAGGTGATCAATCAATGACCCGGGCAAGAACATTGTCCGGCCAGAATTTCGGCCCCCGCTACAGCTTCCCCATGGGAGCCTGGTTCACTCTGTTTTTCATACTCCCCCTTGCCATCATCATTTCATATAGTTTTATGAAAAAAGGGCTGCACGGCGGAGTCGAGCTTAAATTCACCCTCACCGCGTACGCGCAGATGTTCAACTCGAGCTACGGCAAGCTGCTGGTCAGAACCTTGTGGGTGACCTTTCTGGCAACGGTAGTGTCGATCCTTCTCGCGCTGCCCTGCGGCTACGCGATGGCGCGCAGCAAGAACCAGACCTTTCTGCTGTTTCTCGTAATCATCCCCTTCTGGACCAATTCGCTCATCCGCATCAACGCATGGATCGCGATTCTGGGAAACGAGGGCTTTATAAACGAGACGCTCAGAAAGTTCGGCCTGATTACGGAAAGCCTCCCGCTTCTCTATAATCAGGGAGCCGTGATTCTGGTCATGATCTACATGTACCTGCCCTACGCGATTCTCCCGGTGTTCACGGCCATGGACAAGTTCGACTTTTCCCTGCTGGAAGCGGCGAGAGACCTCGGCGCGTCTAAAAGCGAGTCGATGATGAAGGTGCTTCTGCCGAACGTGAAGTCCGGCATCGTCACCGCGATCATCTTCACCTTCATACCGATTTTCGGCGCGTACACCGTGCCGCTGCTCGTCGGCGGAAAGGATTCCTACATGATAGGAAACGTGATCGTCGATCAGGTGACCAAGATCAGAAACTGGCCGCTCGCTTCGGCCTTCTCGGTATTCATCACCATCGTGAGCACGGCCGGAGTGTTATGGATGATGGGAACCAGCGCCCGGGAAGCGGCCAGGAACAAAAGCCAGGCCGTCAAACAGGAGCCGACAGTATGAGCGCCCAGAAACCGGATACCCTGTACCAGCATTTCGTATCGCGCCTTTCCAAGAAAAAGCCGATGTCGGAACCCGCCAGGCACGCTCGCCGCGCCGAACAGAATTCCGCAATCAAATTTTCGCTGTCGAACACCCTGTTGGCTGTTTCGCTGATCTTTCTCTTTCTGCCCCTGATCGTCATCGTTTTTTATTCGTTCAACAGCGCGAAGGGAATGGTATGGCGGGGATTTTCCCTGGATTGGTACAAGAAACTCTTCCTTGACTCGGATAAACTGTGGTCCTCGTTCGGAAACAGCGTACTCATAGCCTTCAGTTCGGCGGCGGTCGCGACCGTGATCGGTTCGCTCGCCTCCATCGGCGTGAACTGGTACCGTTTCCGCGGACGCGCCTACATCCAGACGGTGAGCTTTCTTCCTATGGTTTTGCCGGAAGTGATCATCGGCATCTCGATGCTGATTTTCTTTTCGGCGGTGAATATTCCGCTGGGAATGATAACGATCTTCGTCGCGCATACGACGTTCTGTCTTCCCTTCGTGTTCCTGATGGTGCTGGCGCGCCTCGACGAATTCGACTACTCGATAATCGAAGCATCCCACGATCTGGGAGCCTCGGAGAGGCAGACCCTGTTCAAGGTGATAATTCCGGCGATTATGCCGGGAATACTTTCAGCCTTCATGATGTCGGTCACCATGTCGCTGGAAGACTTCGTCATCACGTTCTTCGTATCGGGACCGGGCTCGACAACCCTGCCGCTTTACGTATTCTCGATGGTTCGCTACGGCATTTCCCCCGTAATCAACGCGTTGTCGTTCATCATGATTCTGGGGACGATGGGAATCGCGTTCATGCTCAGGAATTTCCTGAAAAGCATCGCCGCGTCAAAGTAACCTGTTTCGCTCATTCGCTTAAAATAGAAGGAGGCTTTCAGCCATGAAAAAGAACATTGTCAACGTCCTGACTCTCGCTTTGGTCGCGCTGGCCGCGCTTTTCGGAGCAGCCGGATGCAAAAAGGGAGACGGAAAAACCCTGTACCTCTACAACTGGGCAGTGTACACGCCCGACTCCGTCATCAAGCAATTCGAAGAAGAATTCGGAGTCAAGGTCGTCTACGACGACTTCGCGTCCAACGAGGACATGTACGCGAAGCTCAAGGCGGGCGGATCCGGCTACGACCTCATCGTACCCTCCGGCGACTATGTCTCGATTATGAAAGAACAGGGAATGCTCGAGAAAATCGATCTTTCCAGGATTCCCAATGCCAAGTATCTCAAGAAAGAAACTCTCGAAAAAGCAACCTATGATCAGGCCATGGAATATTCCGTTCCGTACTATATGGGAGCGGCAGGCATCGCCGTTAACAAGGAAAAGGTTCCGAACTTCGAAGAATCCTGGTCGATCTTTGCCAGAAAAGACCTTGCCGGACGCATGTCAATGCTCGACGACATGAGAGAGGTGCTCGGAGACGCTCTTGCCTACCTCGGATATTCGGTCAATACGACGAACCAGGCAGAACTCGACCAGGCCCTCGCTCTTGTGAACAACGAATGGAAGCCTAACCTGGTCAAATTCGACGCGGAAGGATTCGGAAAGTCCTTCGCCGCAGGCGAGTTCTGGGTAGTTCAAGGCTACGCCGAAGTCGTATACGGAGAAATTCCTCCGGAAAAATACGATACCGTCGCGTTCTTCATCCCCAAAGACGAGGGCGGCCCGATGTATATCGACAGCCTCTGCATCCCCAAGGGAGCCCGCAACCCTGAACTGGCCCAC from Teretinema zuelzerae carries:
- a CDS encoding AzlC family ABC transporter permease; translation: MNSSSSVIKAAFPVTIPVLFGYIAIGIPFGLMLVKAGYPWWLAPIMSVLMYAGAGQYIAIGLFAANAPLAGMLVTMLMVNIRHIVYGLSLIEKFRGVGKWKAYLVFSLTDETYAILTGVKAPDNIKPGSFYGTIALLDQSYWILGSVVGALAGELIPFSFAGIDFALTALFVVLLMDQLTRTRDMLPAAIGLLCAVAALALFGPGQMLIAALCGGLAILILVRGRQK
- a CDS encoding branched-chain amino acid transporter permease: MTPLAGTIAATVLMGLTILATRAFPFLLFSRRDPPRIIRFVEKYIPPMVMAVLVVYCLKDIRWTESPSGFREILAIALVILLHALKKNALLSIFGGTAFYMILINIWK
- a CDS encoding aldo-keto reductase family protein, which codes for MSASAKPAANPLAPKAKTAPEDETPAVMKQAAEAGINAYYAGESVSRIQELKALEAQAGFASAPWRIIAAPEGTSGEKLKQLLEEVRSDARTYIEVRIGNPRAALALQGNAFLTAARALLNDGKLAGIGFSAPFQTETLRTALESFADWDFCTLELNYLAEGPDSLLAEMASRGMAIFARDPLASGKLAQVPPEVHEIFRNATVPRRHDEWALRSLWERQEITAILIEPENSFLFGVRTILAETGRPNSLPSAELAVIRNAAAEFRRILKKS
- a CDS encoding ABC transporter ATP-binding protein → MKGCDVSIDNVSKSFGTFHALDAANIKINKGEFFSLLGPSGCGKTTLLRIIAGFETPDSGIVAFDGKNVIGIDPNKRQSNTVFQNYALFPHLSVFENVAFPLRIRKLPNAEIRTKVMDYLQLVQLDAHAHKKPNQLSGGQKQRVAIARALINEPSVLLLDEPLSALDAKLRQNLLVELDKIHDKIGITFIYVTHDQSEALSVSDRIAVMNQGKVLQIASPFEIYETPATEFVAKFIGETNLFDSRVVECSAYKQDEFMCTLDVPELGKQIKVTDYDKTEIGQQVSFTVRPEKVRITLEAPQSGNRELNVFKGVVEEPVYSGFQSKFYVKLENGAEVKVFKQHQNYLEDGPEIAWKDEVYVSWSANDGYIVEVINQ
- a CDS encoding ABC transporter permease, which codes for MTRARTLSGQNFGPRYSFPMGAWFTLFFILPLAIIISYSFMKKGLHGGVELKFTLTAYAQMFNSSYGKLLVRTLWVTFLATVVSILLALPCGYAMARSKNQTFLLFLVIIPFWTNSLIRINAWIAILGNEGFINETLRKFGLITESLPLLYNQGAVILVMIYMYLPYAILPVFTAMDKFDFSLLEAARDLGASKSESMMKVLLPNVKSGIVTAIIFTFIPIFGAYTVPLLVGGKDSYMIGNVIVDQVTKIRNWPLASAFSVFITIVSTAGVLWMMGTSAREAARNKSQAVKQEPTV
- a CDS encoding ABC transporter permease, with translation MSAQKPDTLYQHFVSRLSKKKPMSEPARHARRAEQNSAIKFSLSNTLLAVSLIFLFLPLIVIVFYSFNSAKGMVWRGFSLDWYKKLFLDSDKLWSSFGNSVLIAFSSAAVATVIGSLASIGVNWYRFRGRAYIQTVSFLPMVLPEVIIGISMLIFFSAVNIPLGMITIFVAHTTFCLPFVFLMVLARLDEFDYSIIEASHDLGASERQTLFKVIIPAIMPGILSAFMMSVTMSLEDFVITFFVSGPGSTTLPLYVFSMVRYGISPVINALSFIMILGTMGIAFMLRNFLKSIAASK
- a CDS encoding extracellular solute-binding protein, which encodes MKKNIVNVLTLALVALAALFGAAGCKKGDGKTLYLYNWAVYTPDSVIKQFEEEFGVKVVYDDFASNEDMYAKLKAGGSGYDLIVPSGDYVSIMKEQGMLEKIDLSRIPNAKYLKKETLEKATYDQAMEYSVPYYMGAAGIAVNKEKVPNFEESWSIFARKDLAGRMSMLDDMREVLGDALAYLGYSVNTTNQAELDQALALVNNEWKPNLVKFDAEGFGKSFAAGEFWVVQGYAEVVYGEIPPEKYDTVAFFIPKDEGGPMYIDSLCIPKGARNPELAHEFINFILRPEIYAEFLDSFGFPSTIHTEAGALQKVQPYYSAESLANCELKEDLGADLELYNQIWQKIRFTE